Proteins from a genomic interval of Zingiber officinale cultivar Zhangliang chromosome 1B, Zo_v1.1, whole genome shotgun sequence:
- the LOC121982579 gene encoding NAC domain-containing protein 2-like — translation MKGRIDDAEAGLQLPPGFRFHPTDEELVQHYLWRKIAGHRIPAPIIAEVDLYKHNPWDLPGLALYGNREWYFYTPRDRKYPNGSRPNRAAGRGYWKATGADKPVAVPGSIGRTLGIKKALVFYQGKAPKGIKTDWIMHEYRLIDSSQLPANKRGGSKRLDEWVLCRLYHKKNSWDQMQKRREAAAASSFGTTMELSSNSSLWTAESDVESRNRIQPAGINPYQVSEAIHDQQGRAVNPTSSSLQMVEGMKEETDWIMDLNFEGFQSSMAELGSTSEIDVSDQQYYYSTSSSLPYWN, via the exons ATGAAGGGGAGAATCGACGACGCCGAGGCCGGGCTGCAGCTGCCGCCGGGGTTCCGCTTCCACCCCACCGACGAGGAGCTGGTGCAGCACTACCTCTGGCGGAAGATCGCCGGCCACCGCATCCCCGCGCCCATCATCGCCGAGGTCGACCTCTACAAGCACAATCCGTGGGACCTTCCAG GGTTGGCGTTGTATGGGAACAGGGAGTGGTACTTCTACACGCCAAGGGACCGGAAGTACCCCAACGGCTCCCGGCCGAACCGGGCCGCCGGGAGAGGCTACTGGAAGGCCACCGGAGCTGATAAGCCGGTGGCGGTGCCCGGCAGCATCGGCCGTACTCTGGGGATAAAGAAGGCTCTGGTCTTCTACCAAGGGAAAGCGCCCAAAGGGATCAAGACTGATTGGATCATGCACGAGTACCGCCTGATAGATTCCAGTCAATTACCGGCGAACAAGAGAGGCGGCAGCAAACGA TTGGATGAGTGGGTGTTGTGCCGCTTGTACCACAAGAAGAACAGCTGGGACCAGATGCAGAAAAGGAGAGAGGCAGCAGCAGCATCATCCTTTGGAACAACAATGGAGTTGTCATCGAACTCTAGTCTCTGGACTGCCGAATCGGATGTCGAATCCAGAAATCGAATCCAGCCGGCAGGAATCAACCCATATCAGGTTTCTGAAGCAATTCATGATCAGCAGGGCAGAGCTGTAAATCCCACGAGCAGCAGCCTTCAAATGGTGGAAGGAATGAAAGAGGAGACAGATTGGATCATGGACTTGAACTTCGAAGGTTTTCAGAGTTCCATGGCAGAActtggatccacatctgaaattGATGTCTCAGACCAGCAATACTACTATTCCACTTCGAGCTCGCTGCCGTATTGGAATTAG
- the LOC122042908 gene encoding WAS/WASL-interacting protein family member 1-like: protein MRRRGRGSEVAAGGDASEERRMRGLVAEKKTRTVPAVGCGEKRRRREVAADADEGKEEEARWAAGAGKCCSLHPRCYASFYGYELCSLISASRPLSFTLTPPVWHCSMRKRGVWVRGTPPPPTEGKGLLPHALATPSPVSTPAPSASTTPPSPSLSLRRPQDQEEDHLLRPRIPRQRRQHEGSTPASTAALRPRSYLPPRRSGRPSPPMRHAPDSPSRRALDASFSSSRRTSSSSSRALPVTTDVSHSTASSLPSSPSLRHRFLLTAPLPADHCPFPPRDAAARPLLLSPSSLAGSNFQPPPLPIIRSRQQPLPPSPSLSLCCLTGHCSSLLPLSLAATSSHLRYL, encoded by the exons atgaggagaagagggagaggaagcgAGGTGGCGGCCGGTGGTGACGCCAGCGAGGAACGTCGCATGAGGGGGCTAGTGGCGGAGAAGAAAACACGCACTGTTCCGGCTGTCGGTTGCGGcgaaaagaggaggagaagagaggtgGCAGCCGACGCCGACGAGGGGAAGGAGGAGGAAGCAAGGTGGGCGGCCGGCGCCGGCAA GTGTTGCTCCCTTCACCCACGGTGCTATGCTTCCTTCTATGGCTATGAGCTCTGCTCCCTTATATCGGCTTCACGCCCTTTATCTTTTACcctcactccaccg GTGTGGCACTGTAGCATGCGAAAGAGGGGGGTTTGGGTTCGTGGGACGCCGCCACCGCCAACAGAAGGAAAAGGTCTTCTTCCTCATGCTCTCGCGACACCCTCGCCGGTGTCGACGCCGGCGCCGTCGGCCTCCACCActcctccctctccttctctttctctccgcCGCCCACAGGACCAAGAGGAAGATCATCTTCTTCGTCCTCGCATTCCTCGCCAACGTCGCCAGCACGAGGGATCGACACCAGCATCCACAGCTGCGCTCCGACCACGCTCCTACTTGCCTCCTCGTCGCAGCGGCCGACCATCACCGCCGATGAGGCATGCCCCTGACTCTCCTTCTCGCCGAGCTCTGGACGCCTCCTTTTCTTCAAGTCGCCgcacctcttcttcttcctcacgtGCTCTACCGGTGACGACTGACGTCAGCCACAGCACTGCCTCTTCTCTTCCTTCCTCCCCCTCGCTGCGCCATCGTTTCCTCCTCACTGCGCCGTTGCCGGCAGATCACTGCCCCTTTCCTCCTCGTGATGCCGCCGCCCGGCCACTGCTCCTCTCTCCTTCCTCTCTTGCTGGCAGCAACTTCCAGCCACCTCCGCTGCCTATAATCCGAAGCCGGCAGCAACCacttcctccctctccctctctttctctttgtTGCCTGACCGGCCACTGCTCCTCTCTCCTTCCTCTCTCGCTGGCAGCAACTTCCAGCCACCTCCGCTACCTATAA